In Toxotes jaculatrix isolate fToxJac2 chromosome 20, fToxJac2.pri, whole genome shotgun sequence, the following proteins share a genomic window:
- the rrs1 gene encoding ribosome biogenesis regulatory protein homolog gives MAACSVEELLAKAEQDEAEKLRSISVIKELDLEFDVGNLLACDKNRTESRDFRGQKKEDFLRSLARDNTQLLINELWKQPTERVEEAIVAKLPDPTTPLPREKPPPKPRPPTKWEQFAKLKGIQKKKKTNLVWDETAKEWRRRWGYKRANDDTKEWLIEVPETADPNEDQFAKRVKAKKERVAKNELNRLKNIARAQKVKVPGVGLTPKAQQSKDELAKAVSVARTSTASVGRFQDRLPKEKPPKNTGKKRKFEPLIGDFSNEKQKQLELLKIMDSKKPKLDITKAVNKQMREEDREEAAAKYRKGAGKKGRKGSMSGKGKGKGGKGKGGKAGGGGGKKRSKPGKH, from the coding sequence ATGGCTGCGTGCAGTGTGGAAGAGCTGTTGGCGAAAGCCGAGCAAGACGAGGCAGAAAAACTGAGAAGCATCTCCGTCATCAAAGAGCTGGACCTGGAGTTTGACGTCGGTAACCTGCTGGCGTGCGACAAAAACCGCACCGAGTCCCGGGACTTCAGGGGTCAGAAGAAAGAGGACTTCCTTCGGTCTTTAGCTCGTGACAACACACAGCTCCTCATCAACGAGCTCTGGAAACAGCCCACGGAGAGGGTCGAGGAGGCGATAGTGGCCAAATTACCGGACCCGACGACCCCGCTGCCCAGAGAGAAGCCGCCTCCGAAGCCCAGACCTCCGACGAAATGGGAGCAGTTCGCCAAACTGAAGGGcatacagaagaagaagaagaccaaCTTGGTCTGGGATGAAACTGCGAAGGAGTGGAGGAGACGCTGGGGCTACAAGAGGGCCAACGACGACACCAAGGAGTGGCTGATTGAGGTGCCGGAGACCGCAGACCCAAATGAGGACCAGTTCGCCAAACGCGTCAAAGCTAAGAAGGAGAGAGTGGCCAAGAACGAACTCAACAGGCTGAAGAACATCGCCAGGGCGCAGAAGGTCAAAGTACCAGGTGTGGGACTGACCCCGAAAGCCCAGCAGTCCAAAGACGAGCTGGCCAAAGCCGTGAGCGTGGCCAGAACCTCCACGGCATCCGTGGGGAGGTTTCAGGACCGGCTGCCTAAAGAGAAACCACCAAAGAACACGGGCAAGAAGAGGAAGTTTGAGCCCCTCATCGGTGACTTTTCTAAcgagaagcagaagcagctggAGCTTCTGAAAATCATGGACAGCAAGAAGCCCAAGTTGGACATCACCAAAGCCGTCAATAaacagatgagagaggaggacagggaggaggcCGCAGCTAAATACAGGAAGGGAGCAGGGAAGAAAGGACGCAAAGGCAGCATGTCAGGAAAGGGCAAAGGGAAAGGtgggaaaggaaaaggaggtaaagcaggaggaggtggagggaagaagagatcTAAACCCGGGAAGCACTGA
- the LOC121200771 gene encoding caskin-2-like has product MQRIYMHSNEHFEVFTTVLAPQGRYRYRAEAEKMVVVHRYRPHWPDELELSLGDVILVLSKHEEERWFGRLQDGQQGYFPASCVMELSQPNLPPKGLRRSLSLRASVLDNNDSGVRSRYGNGHILQALRRGSRGGEGGGGGGGGMALDGGQGAGEGPFLVRRPQIPLPQPVASQPQTHRSPGLLHRILSKCRKKSECQGATNGAFEGD; this is encoded by the exons ATGCAGCGCATCTACATGCACAGCAATGAGCACTTTGAAGTCTTCACTACTGTCCTTGCTCCACAAG GGAGGTATCGATACAGAGCAGAAGCTGAAAAG ATGGTGGTGGTGCACAGATACAGGCCCCACTGGCCAGATGAGCTGGAGCTGTCTCTAGGTGACGTCATCCTGGTGCTGTCCAAacatgaggaggagaggtggtTTGGGCGGCTGCAGGACGGCCAGCAGGGCTACTTCCCCGCCTCCTGTGTGATGGAGCTGAGCCAG CCGAATCTTCCTCCCAAAGGCCTGCGAAGGAGTTTATCTCTGAGAGCCTCAGTACTGGACAACAACGATTCAGGTGTACGCAGCAGATATGGAAA TGGACACATTCTGCAGGCACTCAGGagggggagcagaggaggagaaggagggggaggaggaggaggaggaatggcGCTGGATGGGGGCCAGGGTGCAGGCGAGGGCCCCTTCCTGGTGCGCAGGCCCCAGATCCCTCTGCCTCAGCCTGTGGCCTCCCaacctcagacacacagatcCCCGGGCCTGCTCCACAGGATTTTATCCAAGTGCCGGAAAAAGAGTGAATGCCAGGGAGCCACCAACGGGGCCTTCGAGGGTGACTAA
- the mybl1 gene encoding myb-related protein A translates to MDNVKSRSNDEDEELHSTDPESKEKSKDKKTLCKVKWSRDEDEKLKRLVEQYGTESWKLIANFFPGRTDGQCQHRWQKVLNPELVKGPWTKEEDQKVIDLVHKYGPKRWSVIAKHLQGRIGKQCRERWHNHLNPEVKKSSWTQEEDRIIYEAHKRLGNRWAEISKLLPGRTDNSIKNHWNSTMRRKVEHEGYLQEDCKTLTSSHTGAKRRHHRLCPPAPAEPQNCDHSPLSIPGPNQMGGYSYDPHTGHMMDSLPENSGFIPSLEQYSAWSESVSDDALTTSSSSLEEQSERTPWKGPEIPPGPPAQLPVSPSKFLAVEASTVLSTLQTIPEFAETMELIDSMCFALQDPVAWSDVASFDLSETATPPRHNQAGFTSLLQERTIDNSMGYTVNTSTAISGRDKSCAPFGLGSVTSLTPISSSKPSQASHGRKRRREREESSPLCDRTCSSFMENISNSPKKTPTKSLPFTPSRICNISGAEHLNLDNPALTSTPVCGQRCLLYTPLHKETTPKHQKENDGPRTPKFRKTVMIPTPRTPTPFKNALAAQEKMHGPLKMEPQPLAFLEEDIREVLKQETGSDIFNKADIQPDYRTWKYNMDGPARKVRKSLVLDPWEEDCLNTPLFQEQLNNAQVPDESLLTGSSLITPIPEQEECSRPLTNGREEPSLVPVHPHRFTSPRVKKLPISHKATKHATVQVSDWEAVVYGKTADQLIMTEQARQYLNPYPSSGSTSRALVL, encoded by the exons caatgatgaggatgaagagctgCACTCTACAGACCCAGAGAGTAAAGAGAAGAGCAAGGACAAAAAGACACTGTGCAAAGTAAAGTGGTCCCGCGATGAG GACGAAAAGCTGAAAAGACTTGTCGAGCAGTATGGAACTGAGTCCTGGAAATTAATAGCCAACTTTTTTCCA gGGAGGACAGATGGCCAGTGTCAGCACCGCTGGCAGAAGGTGCTCAACCCAGAGCTGGTGAAAGGACCTTGGACAAAAGAGGAGGATCAAAAG GTTATTGACCTGGTACACAAGTATGGCCCCAAGCGCTGGTCAGTGATCGCAAAGCACCTCCAGGGGAGGATTGGAAAGCAGTGTCGTGAACGGTGGCACAATCACCTCAACCCAGAGGTGAAAAAGTCCTCATGGACTCAGGAAGAGGATCGAATCATTTACGAAGCCCACAAACGTCTGGGCAACCGCTGGGCAGAGATCTCCAAGCTCCTTCCTGGGCG GACGGACAACTCCATCAAGAACCACTGGAACTCCACCATGAGGAGGAAGGTGGAGCATGAGGGCTACCTGCAAGAAGACTGCAAGACTTTGACTTCCTCTCATACTGGAGCGAAGAGACGCCACCACAGGCTGTGTCCCCCAGCTCCAGCAGAGCCCCAGAACTGTGATCACAGTCCTCTGTCGATACCTGGACCCAATCAG ATGGGAGGATATTCATATGATCCTCACACTGGACACATGATGGACAGTCTTCCCGAAAATTCAGGCTTCATACCG AGCTTGGAGCAATACTCAGCCTGGTCAGAAAGTGTGTCAGATGACGCATTAACCACAAGTAGCAGCAGCCTGGAGGAGCAGTCAGAGAGAACGCCCTGGAAGGGCCCTGAAATTCCCCCGGGTCCTCCAGCACAGCTTCCTGTCTCTCCCAGCAAATTCCTGGCTGTGGAGGCCAGCACTGTGCTCTCCACCCTGCAGACTATACCAGAGTTTGCAGAAACCATGGAGCTCATTGACTCT ATGTGTTTTGCTCTGCAGGACCCTGTTGCATGGAGCGACGTGGCCAGTTTCGACCTGTCAGAAACGGCGACACCACCCAGGCACAATCAGGCAGGCTTCACCAGTCTGCTACAAGAGAGGACGATTGATAATTCAATGGGCTACACAGTCAACACTTCGACAGCCATTTCAGGCCGAGACAAGAGCTGTGCTCCATTTGGTCTGGGCAGTGTCACCTCCCTGACTCCCATCAGTTCTTCCAAACCCTCCCAGGCATCCCacgggaggaagaggagaagagaaagggaggaatcGTCTCCGTTGTGCGACAGGACCTGCTCCTCCTTCATGGAAAATATCTCAAATTCTCCCAAGAAAACGCCCACAAAGTCACTGCCATTTACCCCATCACGA ATCTGCAATATATCAGGGGCGGAGCATCTGAATCTGGATAACCCTGCCCTCACCTCAACTCCCGTGTGTGGCCAAAGGTGTCTCCTCTACACGCCGCTCCACAAAGAAACCACACCTAAGCACCAGAAAGAGAATGATGG TCCGCGGACCCCCAAATTTCGTAAAACTGTAATGATTCCAACCCCGAGGACGCCGACTCCTTTCAAAAATGCTTTGGCTGCCCAGGAGAAAATGCACGGGCCCCTGAAAATGGAG CCGCAGCCTTTGGCTTTTCTAGAAGAGGACATTCGAGAAGTTCTGAAGCAGGAGACTGGATCAGACATCTTCAACAAAGCAGACATTCAGCCAGACTACAGAACATGGAAATATAAT ATGGATGGTCCAGCTAGGAAAGTGCGCAAGTCCCTTGTGCTAGACCCTTGGGAGGAAGACTGCCTCAACACCCCTCTCTTCCAAGAACAACTCAACAATGCACAA GTGCCAGACGAAAGTCTGCTGACCGGCTCCTCTCTGATAACCCCGATCCCCGAACAAGAGGAGTGCAGCCGCCCTTTGACTAATGGTAGGGAGGAGCCCTCGCTGGTCCCTGTACATCCCCATCGCTTCACTAGCCCGAGGGTGAAGAAGCTCCCCATTTcccacaaagcaacaaaacacgCAACTGTACag GTGAGTGATTGGGAAGCAGTGGTTTATGGGAAGACAGCAGACCAGCTGATTATGACAGAGCAGGCCCGCCAGTATCTGAACCCTTACCCGTCGTCTGGCTCTACCTCAAGGGCCCTTGTGCTttaa